A stretch of Acropora muricata isolate sample 2 chromosome 7, ASM3666990v1, whole genome shotgun sequence DNA encodes these proteins:
- the LOC136923110 gene encoding uncharacterized protein, producing the protein MAGKMSSEKDDLVFLANVMRERRRRQLSMHVMLQNLVARRRRVLNVAVLMLLLISQLNNITVPGPIRSCRRLKRNAGWWDKVCDTYSDARFKKTFRVLRSTFNYILNRIEPFIIKQTITEDPIPADLRLAICLYRLGRGDYLYTIAEMSGLGVSTVSLIVREVCQVLVDHLWNETVSNHMPKTREDFKRKILDMEEFWQFPCCWAAIDGCHIPMKCPPGGLEACKEYHNFKKFYSIVLMAMVDSHYRFVWGSCGFPGNSHDAVIFQSTDLWSRIQNGFIPSIGKADGDINIPPLMVGDSAFPLRTWLMKPFTNSVLTAQQRYFNYRLSRARMVSEGAYGQLKGRWRVLLRKSESSRDVVRLITLACMVLHNICIMQGDSISKKLDLSSDGNGQKRNREDIRKLLQMRDCSSIRDTSFEANKVRDALCKKLWCEKETGEVC; encoded by the coding sequence atggcgggaaaaATGAGTTCTGAAAAGGATGATCTTGTTTTTCTTGCAAATGTCATGAGAGAGAGGAGAAGAAGGCAACTCAGCATGCATGTAATGTTGCAAAACCTTGTTGCGAGGAGGAGACGAGTTTTGAATGTTGCCGTCTTGATGCTTCTACTAATTTCTCAATTAAACAACATCACTGTTCCTGGTCCAATTCGTTCTTGTCGTCGACTTAAGCGGAATGCTGGATGGTGGGACAAGGTATGCGACACATATTCAGACGCACGGTTCAAGAAAACGTTTCGAGTGTTGAGATCAACATTTAATTACATTCTGAACCGTATTGAGCCATTCATTATCAAGCAAACTATTACTGAAGACCCGATCCCGGCAGACCTGAGGCTGGCTATTTGCTTATATAGACTAGGAAGGGGAGATTACCTTTATACAATTGCGGAGATGAGTGGACTTGGCGTCTCTACTGTCTCCTTAATCGTACGTGAAGTTTGTCAAGTCCTCGTAGACCATTTGTGGAATGAAACTGTGTCAAATCACATGCCCAAAACACGAGAAGATTTCAAGAGAAAAATCCTTGATATGGAGGAATTTTGGCAATTTCCATGCTGTTGGGCAGCGATAGATGGTTGCCACATACCAATGAAATGCCCTCCGGGAGGGCTAGAGGCCTGCAAAGAGtatcataattttaaaaagttttaTTCAATTGTTTTGATGGCAATGGTAGATTCACACTATCGATTTGTATGGGGCAGTTGTGGATTCCCAGGAAATTCGCATGACGCAGTTATATTTCAATCTACTGACCTTTGGAGCCGCATTCAAAATGGTTTTATCCCATCAATTGGAAAAGCTGACGGGGATATTAATATCCCTCCCCTTATGGTGGGAGACTCCGCATTCCCTTTGCGAACATGGTTGATGAAACCATTTACAAACTCAGTTTTGACAGCCCAGCAACGATATTTCAATTACCGTTTGAGCAGAGCCCGTATGGTCTCAGAAGGTGCTTATGGCCAATTGAAGGGGAGGTGGAGGGTTCTACTTCGCAAGAGTGAGAGCAGCCGAGATGTTGTTCGCTTGATCACATTGGCATGCATGGTGCTGCATAACATATGCATAATGCAGGGGGATTCAATTTCCAAAAAGTTGGATTTGAGCTCTGATGGAAATGGCCAAAAGCGAAACAGGGAGGATATCAGAAAGCTATTGCAGATGAGGGATTGCTCCAGTATCAGGGATACCTCTTTTGAGGCAAATAAAGTCAGAGATGCGCTCtgcaagaaactgtggtgtgaAAAAGAAACAGGGGAAGTCTGTTAA
- the LOC136923109 gene encoding uncharacterized protein, with protein sequence MAGMEGTRSSCFAATKYTCLKCHEHFCMRCSVFENDEAVAGWRGGRSVAYCERCFQEKMERETLSNDNGDCTGMKTQETRNPRPSNQRDSLKRKRADKSEEDEDGPGEDDESNDEEVDNVIQHFREKGKRKTNKKPGRKPRWCPKSLDDLIDIIVNSTNYKTKLIFTNTKNQKNGPIYAKILEELEARASARGDELSFTVNQLRTNFKKCISCCKQAALTVKTATGIKRFQEDRGYGKWFNALFEVVKTRDSCQPELALEPSSSGSSNKSFDDTDHSREDASDGGLFVPKRNVMKVQSSKNKLDNLTSQVMKVVEDVVNNDPTKDLINFMREEMEKSRQHEMKLFELMLNHRASGSYGHCFDGVPPSSSMAYGTTGFYPTWQSGGGQSHVNQAFLPESSSGSPFPFDSGKYQPL encoded by the exons ATGGCAGGAATGGAAGGTACGCGTTCCTCGTGTTTTGCTGCGACAAAATATACCTGTTTAAAATGCCATGAACATTTTTGTATGCGGTGTTCTGTGTTTGAAAACGACGAAGCCGTCGCTGGCTGGAGAGGCGGTCGATCGGTGGCATATTGTGAACGCTGCTTCCAGGAAAAAATGGAGCGTGAAACGCTCTCCAACGACAACGGTGATTGCACAGGGATGAAAACACAGGAAACAAGAAATCCTAGGCCTTCTAACCAGCGGGATTCCCTAAAAAG AAAGAGAGCTGACAAATCTGAGGAGGATGAAGATGGCCCAGGTGAAGATGATGAATCTAATGATGAAGAAGTAGACAATGTGATTCAACATTttagagaaaaaggaaagagaaaaaccaacaaaaaaccTGGACGCAAGCCTCGGTGGTGTCCTAAAAGTCTGGATGATCTGATTGATATTATTGTCAATAGcacaaattacaaaacaaaattgattttcaCCAATACAAAGAACCAGAAGAATGGTCCAATTTATGCAAAAATTTTGGAGGAGTTGGAGGCAAGAGCATCAGCCAGAGGTGATGAGTTGTCATTTACTGTTAACCAGCTGCGAACCAATTTTAAGAAATGTATTAGTTGTTGTAAACAGGCAGCTCTGACTGTGAAAACTGCAACTGGCATTAAGCGATTCCAGGAAGATCGTGGTTATGGGAAATGGTTCAATGCCTTGTTTGAGGTGGTTAAAACGAGAGATTCCTGCCAACCTGAACTGGCACTAGAGCCTTCTTCATCAGGTAGCTCCAACAAATCATTTGATGACACTGATCACAGCAGAGAAGATGCTTCTGATGGTGGACTTTTTGTTCCCAAAAGGAATGTCATGAAGGTGCAGTCttcaaaaaacaaacttgacaaTCTTACATCTCAGGTCATGAAAGTAGTTGAAGATGTGGTGAATAACGACCCAACCAAGGATCTCATCAACTTTATGAGAGAAGAAATGGAGAAGTCGCGTCAGCATGAGATGAAATTATTTGAGCTCATGCTCAACCACAGAGCTAGTGGGAGCTATGGTCATTGCTTTGATGGTGTGCCTCCATCCTCCAGCATGGCATATGGCACAACAGGGTTTTACCCTACATGGCAGAGTGGAGGTGGGCAAAGCCACGTGAATCAAGCATTTCTTCCAGAGTCTTCCTCTGGAAGCCCTTTTCCATTTGATTCAGGGAAATACCAGCCTTTATAG
- the LOC136921976 gene encoding tetratricopeptide repeat protein 28-like yields the protein MDCKDGDDRVYTSNKRGESKKAIEIHEKHLEFAKEISDQAEKRRAYRNLGNAYDSLGDYHKAVEYHEEHLKHAKEVGNQGEEGGAYGNLGIAYMSQGDYQKAIEYVEKRLKIAKDIGDRVGEGQAYGNLGNAYDSLSDYHKAIECHQKHLKITKEIGDRGGEGGACGNLGNAYDSLGDFHKALEYHGEHLKIAKEIGDQAGKGRAYGNLSIAYTSLGDYHKAIEYPKKRLQIAKEIGDRVEEGGAYGNLGDYQKAIEYHEKRLKVAKEIGDRAGEGRAYGNIGNAYQSLGDYQKAIEYHEKVLKIAKEVADRGREGGAHGILGNVYQPQIDYHKAIEYHRKRLIIAKEIGDRAGEGRAYGNLGNAYQSLCDYQTAIEYHEKHLKIAKEIGDQAGEARAYHNIGNGLFSLEQFVNAAENFGSAVKAFNSVRSCLKTKDDWKIKFRELYDTTYTCLWKSLLRIEKLDEALFVAERGRAQTLTDNLLFQYKLPASLLADTIELTETVSRLFTEVSLPALFLAIEGLTINIWLLSKGKKVICRKGRLEGDRTEKYPVRALLQSCLEKVGSDFRVRCEDRTFHEVTHDCPYSSEEREEVKKPFHSLDNNFKAFYDGMIGPIAEFLGPQDDELVIVPDGALCFTPWPAVIESIRIRTVPSLTSYQLILNVPESHHKKTGALLVGNPCLKELKNPLDDLPCAQKEVEMIASILNTIALIGRQATKAEVIKQMSSVGLIHIAAHGNDLTGEIALSPSPGWTSQFPLEEDFILKMSDVQAANIRARLVVLSCCHSGRGRILKGEGVVGIARAFLAAGARSVLVTLWAIDDEATMVFMKSFYQYLKKGKTASAAVHQSIKSLRESAKFFEMRYWAPFQLIGDDVKIEFEANDDVKD from the exons atgGATTGCAAAGACGGAGATGATAGAGTCTACACGAGTAATAAAAGAGGTGAAagtaaaaaagccattgagattcatgaaaaacatttggaatTTGCCAAAGAAATCAGTGATCAAGCCGAAAAACGACGAGCCTAtcgaaatctcggtaatgcttacgactcactgggtgactatcacaaagccgttgagtatcatgaaGAGCATTTGAAACATGCGAAAGAAGTCGGTAATCAGGGGgaagaaggaggagcctatggaaatctcggcattgcTTACATGTCAcagggtgactatcaaaaagccattgagtatgttgaaaaacgtttgaaaattgcaaaagatattGGTGATCGGGttggagaaggacaagcctatggaaatctcggtaatgcttacgactcactcaGTGACTATCACAAAGCTATAGAGTGTCatcaaaagcatttgaaaattacaaaagaaatcggtgatcggggcggagaaggaggagcctgtggaaatctcggtaatgcttacgactcactagGTGACTTTCACAAAGCCCTTGAGTATCAtggagagcatttgaaaattgccaaagaaatcggtgatcaggccgggaaaggacgagcctatggaaatctcagCATTGCTTACACGTCACTGGGCGACTAtcacaaagccattgagtatcctAAAAAACGTTtacaaattgcaaaagaaatcggtgatcgggtcgaagaaggaggagcctatggaaatctcg gtgactatcaaaaagccattgagtatcatgaaaaacgtttgaaagttgcaaaagaaatcggtgatcgcgcAGGAGAGGGAcgggcctatggaaatatcggtaatgcttaccagtcactgggtgactatcaaaaagctattgagtatcatgaaaaagttttaaaaattgcaaaagaagtcgcTGATCGGGGCAGAGAAGGAGGAGCACATGGAATTCTCGGTAACGTTTACCAGCCACAGATTGACTATcacaaagccattgaatatcatagAAAACGTTTgataattgcaaaagaaatcggtgatcgcgcCGGAgagggacgagcctatggaaatctgggtaatgcttaccagtcactgtgtgactatcaaacagccattgagtatcatgaaaaacatttgaaaattgcaaaagaaattggtgatcaagCCGGAGAAGCACGagcttatcacaacattggaaaTGGATTATTTTCCCTTGAACAATTCGTAAACGCGGCAGAAAATTTTGGTAGCGCTGTGAAAGCCTTTAACTCTGTGAGGTCTTGCTTGAAGACtaaagatgattggaaaataaaatttcgtGAGCTGTACGATACGACGTACACTTGCTTATGGAAGTCTTTACTTAGAATCGAAAAGTTGGATGAGGCTTTGTTTGTGGCTGAACGAGGACGAGCACAGACTTTGACTGATAATTTGCTTTTTCAATATAAACTCCCTGCATCCTTGTTAGCTGACACAATTGAACTCACAGAGACAGTATCTCGCCTCTTCACAGAGGTCTCTTTACCAGctctttttctagcaattgaaggACTTACGATCAACATCTGGCTTTTAAGCAAGGGAAAGAAAGTAATATGTCGGAAAGGAAGGCTGGAGGGTGATAGAACAGAGAAATATCCTGTACGCGCGTTACTGCAATCATGTTTAGAGAAAGTAGGAAGTGATTTTAGAGTAAggtgtgaagatcgcacatttcatGAAGTCACCCATGACTGCCCGTATAGCAGTGAAGAGCGCGAAGAAGTTAAGAAACCATTCCATTCCTTAGACAATAATTTCAAGGCATTTTATGATGGAATGATTGGTCCAATTGCTGAATTTCTTGGACCTCAAGATGACGAGTTGGTCATCGTTCCTGATGGTGCCCTGTGCTTTACTCCATGGCCagcagttattgaatcgattaggattcgcactgttccatctctcacaagttatcaattgatcttaaatgTACCCGAAAGTCATCataagaagacaggggcgcttttggtagGAAATCCATGCTTAAAAGAGCTGAAGAATCCCCTagacgacttaccatgtgctcaaaaggaagtagaaatgattgcatcaattctcaacacgaTAGCTCTAATCgggagacaggcaacaaaagctgaggTGATAAAacagatgtcgtcagttggtttaattcatattgctgctcACGGAAACGAcctcactggagaaattgccttgtccCCAAGCCCTGGATGGACTTCGCAATTTCCTCTGGAAGaggatttcattttaaagatgTCCGATGTGCAAGCTGCCAAcattcgagctcgtcttgtcgtcttaagttgctgtcacagtggacgaggcagaatcttgaagggtgagggtgtggttggtatcgcacgtgccttcttggcagctggtgctcgttctgtgttagTGACCCtatgggcaatagatgacgaagctaccatggtctttatgaaaagtttctatcaaTACCTGAAGAAAGGCAAAACtgccagtgctgctgttcaccaatcgataaaatcccttcgtgaatctgcaAAGTTTTttgagatgaggtactgggccccattccaacttatcggagatgacgtgaagattgaattcgaggcgaATGATGACGTCAAGGATTGA